A genome region from Solirubrobacter pauli includes the following:
- a CDS encoding PKD domain-containing protein, with translation MSLVLRAAAATLAAVALTPAVASAQQQHSVDFNWAPNAPTTSDTTTLRAGTTAPDVNWDFDGDGNVDARGAIVTHQFPTAGEHRVTVKADWPGALPITRTATKTIIVQAAGQATPTPTATPTQTPAPVVTPAATPAPCPTTFTAAKLLATAPCFTISDGRHTSALPVNVNGVLVTPALGAKVELETTRTGTFVRAANAKVTLGQLTASTGKVEWKLVGDTLTGFKVAPGAHLGGMKLAGAPKLNLTAPGKANLQTSFALPSNLGGATSTAPVNVPTGAGVPPILFKVQHATLPGLDLSSLTVRYLSGDNWAIDAKVQLPQPIGLKVTGGLAVKNGKFSQLYSTTSLGSKHGPVHLKRLSFAVEADPAKSQCRVSGAKAAMCGDLALTAGPSLLGAPALSLEGGFGLNVFESKPTILKAYGKVKLVGMTLKDAEFEMRDTGYVGVKSKLDMGWKGVATIKGSSSIEFQGTRFNGESKDQVCLEFVDYCLGAETLISSKGLAACLTVDLWAYDWHPGIGVKWGQWPDLYWSGCDLAPYREAFAKASAASGHAVRLPAGLPGAAIAIAGKGAAPRVALIGPKGERFEVPADAKPVATKQFFVMKRDNLTQIAIGKPSAGTWNVVSLDDTTITSVKSAEGLAQPSVKAKYKRGKLHYRVKPIAGQAVRFTANGRTLGTAKGKQGTLRLKRKTRVIALVEQNGKLRDRITVVR, from the coding sequence TTGAGCCTCGTCCTCCGTGCCGCGGCCGCCACCCTGGCGGCCGTTGCGCTGACCCCTGCCGTAGCCTCGGCCCAGCAGCAGCACAGCGTCGACTTCAACTGGGCGCCGAACGCTCCGACCACGTCCGACACGACCACGCTGCGCGCCGGCACGACCGCGCCCGACGTCAACTGGGACTTCGACGGCGACGGCAACGTCGACGCGCGCGGCGCGATCGTCACGCACCAGTTCCCGACCGCGGGTGAGCACCGCGTGACGGTCAAGGCGGACTGGCCCGGCGCCCTGCCGATCACGCGCACCGCCACCAAGACGATCATCGTCCAGGCCGCGGGTCAGGCGACTCCGACTCCGACCGCCACGCCGACGCAGACCCCCGCGCCGGTGGTCACGCCCGCCGCGACGCCCGCGCCATGCCCCACCACGTTCACGGCCGCCAAGCTCCTCGCGACCGCGCCGTGCTTCACGATCAGCGACGGCCGCCACACCTCGGCGCTGCCCGTCAACGTCAACGGCGTCCTGGTCACCCCGGCGCTCGGCGCGAAGGTCGAGCTCGAGACCACGCGCACCGGCACGTTCGTGCGCGCCGCCAACGCGAAGGTCACGCTCGGCCAGCTGACCGCCTCCACCGGCAAGGTCGAGTGGAAGCTCGTCGGCGACACGCTGACCGGCTTCAAGGTCGCGCCCGGCGCGCACCTCGGCGGCATGAAGCTCGCGGGCGCGCCCAAGCTCAACCTGACCGCGCCCGGGAAGGCGAACCTGCAGACGAGCTTCGCGCTCCCTTCCAACCTCGGCGGCGCCACCTCCACCGCGCCCGTCAACGTCCCCACCGGCGCCGGCGTGCCCCCGATCCTCTTCAAGGTCCAGCACGCCACGCTGCCGGGCCTCGACCTCAGCAGCCTCACCGTCCGTTATCTCAGCGGCGACAACTGGGCGATCGACGCGAAGGTCCAGCTGCCGCAGCCGATCGGCCTGAAGGTCACCGGCGGCCTCGCCGTCAAGAACGGCAAGTTCTCCCAGCTCTACAGCACCACGAGCCTCGGCTCCAAGCACGGCCCGGTCCATCTCAAGCGCCTCAGCTTCGCGGTCGAGGCCGACCCCGCCAAGAGCCAGTGCCGCGTGTCCGGCGCCAAGGCCGCGATGTGCGGCGACCTCGCCCTCACGGCCGGCCCGTCGCTGCTGGGCGCACCCGCGCTGAGCCTCGAAGGCGGCTTCGGGCTGAACGTGTTCGAGAGCAAGCCGACCATCCTCAAGGCCTACGGCAAGGTCAAGCTCGTCGGCATGACGCTCAAGGACGCCGAGTTCGAGATGCGTGACACCGGCTACGTCGGCGTGAAGTCCAAGCTGGACATGGGCTGGAAGGGCGTCGCCACGATCAAGGGCTCCTCGAGCATCGAGTTCCAGGGCACCAGGTTCAACGGCGAGTCCAAGGACCAGGTGTGCCTGGAGTTCGTCGACTACTGCCTGGGGGCGGAGACGCTGATCTCCTCCAAGGGCCTCGCGGCGTGCCTGACGGTCGACCTGTGGGCCTACGACTGGCATCCGGGCATCGGCGTCAAGTGGGGCCAGTGGCCGGACCTGTACTGGAGCGGCTGCGACCTCGCCCCGTACCGCGAGGCCTTCGCCAAGGCGTCCGCCGCCTCCGGCCACGCCGTCCGCCTCCCCGCCGGCCTGCCGGGTGCGGCCATCGCCATCGCCGGCAAGGGCGCCGCCCCGCGCGTCGCGCTGATCGGCCCGAAGGGCGAGCGCTTCGAGGTCCCGGCGGACGCCAAGCCTGTCGCCACCAAGCAGTTCTTCGTCATGAAGCGCGACAACCTCACGCAGATCGCCATCGGCAAGCCGAGCGCCGGCACCTGGAACGTCGTCTCGCTCGACGACACCACGATCACGTCCGTCAAGTCGGCCGAGGGCCTTGCCCAGCCGTCCGTGAAGGCGAAGTACAAGCGCGGCAAGCTGCACTACCGCGTCAAGCCGATCGCCGGCCAGGCCGTCCGCTTCACCGCCAACGGCCGCACGCTCGGCACCGCCAAGGGCAAGCAGGGCACGCTGCGCCTCAAGCGCAAGACCCGCGTGATCGCGCTCGTCGAGCAGAACGGCAAGCTGCGCGACCGCATCACCGTCGTCCGCTAA
- a CDS encoding TetR/AcrR family transcriptional regulator — MAGVNPRQRLLDAAIEHIAERGISDLSLRELAAAIGSSHRMLIHHFGGREGLLVAVVQEVETRQRGLMDDVMPDPSAAPGDAMRAWWRHISDERLWPNERLFFELYGQALQGRPGTTELLDGIVDAWLEPAATLLTQMGLSRAEGEAAARLGIAVTRGLLLDLLATRDRARVDAAMDIHIAAMEALLRSRA, encoded by the coding sequence GTGGCCGGCGTCAACCCCCGTCAGCGGCTCCTGGACGCGGCGATCGAGCACATCGCCGAGCGCGGCATCAGCGACCTGTCGCTGCGTGAGCTCGCGGCCGCGATCGGCTCCAGCCACCGCATGCTCATCCACCACTTCGGCGGGCGCGAGGGGCTGCTGGTGGCGGTCGTCCAAGAGGTCGAGACGCGCCAGCGCGGGCTCATGGACGACGTCATGCCGGACCCGTCGGCCGCGCCCGGCGACGCCATGCGCGCCTGGTGGCGGCACATCTCCGACGAGCGGCTGTGGCCGAACGAGCGGCTCTTCTTCGAGCTCTACGGGCAGGCGCTGCAGGGCCGGCCCGGAACGACCGAGCTGCTCGACGGGATCGTCGACGCGTGGCTCGAGCCCGCCGCCACGCTGCTGACCCAGATGGGGCTGTCCCGGGCGGAGGGTGAAGCGGCCGCGCGCCTCGGCATCGCCGTGACGCGCGGCCTGCTGCTCGACCTCCTCGCCACCCGTGACCGTGCGCGGGTGGACGCGGCGATGGACATCCACATCGCCGCGATGGAGGCGCTGCTGCGCAGCCGCGCTTAG
- a CDS encoding GlsB/YeaQ/YmgE family stress response membrane protein yields MGIIGWIVLGLVAGAIAKALHSGNEPGGVLGTMAVGILGAIVGGLIASAVGIGSISSFFSLGTWLIAIGGALLLLVVYNAVTSGGRGARAT; encoded by the coding sequence ATGGGCATCATCGGCTGGATCGTCCTCGGGCTCGTCGCGGGCGCGATCGCCAAGGCACTGCACAGCGGCAACGAGCCGGGCGGCGTCCTGGGCACCATGGCCGTCGGGATCCTGGGCGCCATCGTCGGCGGCCTGATCGCCTCGGCCGTCGGGATCGGCTCGATCTCGAGCTTCTTCAGCCTCGGCACGTGGCTGATCGCGATCGGCGGCGCGCTGCTGCTGCTCGTCGTCTACAACGCCGTCACCAGCGGCGGGCGCGGCGCGCGGGCGACATGA
- a CDS encoding amidase, which yields MRRFIAFAGTACAAALVFAGQSSAFNYVSDSNGTWWGIQDFAPPRVDTGSIRATQVGAGQNPAYSTTINGFGGIKVSVPGAPRFNGELMRGFGLQFNGADAFKTTTAVELGGVEISRSVLIKKELPIGTASYGRWLDSFTNTTGAPLTIKVAFGGQSGYSASGANASALVNTSSGDTSITAADTWAEVATPLSGTTLVGGPQATVIGTPAPFGGAMTFTGNWLNDTFNEPFATGGHEGNFQAYVNTLTIPAGATKSVLHYVVLGNRVTAATSDAERLKVETTSASLVTAPDLTGLTAAQVCSIDNFAITADCSAAGTVARVPVPAKPAPVTTSGYDVVEKTIGQMRADMESGLTTSVAITQAYLDRIKVYDQGQFGFNAYEIVADDALEQARKADAARKAGKRSPVLGIPIAVKNLFDTYDMATTNGSLTFAGFRPKKDAFQVAKLREAGAVIIGKAALEEYATSGNYSNDPWGQVWNAFMPSKSALASSGGTATALGANLAAGGLGSQTGDSLYAPASGASLVTLRGTDGLESGSGIMPLSWLTDFGGVMTRSVPDLADMLNVVTGTDPADPTTAPADAERPADWRSTLDPDALKGKRIGYIPSTWEDPFGTTGTVEASKAALKYLTDAGATLVEMGTTVGDANTPPAPAVNPSGNTTQEGWMQYIDAHPELAEQGFDIKSAVDVSCSQKKVEYVRQDPSACAVAPAPRMTAEELTARRNYRLQYKANAKTWLDTAGADNQGVDAVVYPGLLSDISLNDGGGGKASFGRRDTPGAGPGIPTVVFPAGVNDNGQPINLQLLGRAWDDDKLVGMAYAYSLLADKAGKGHVAATTAPALKYVNETSGGVGGTVPATLSLTLGAPATFAPFAPGVDREYTASTDATIVSTAGDAALTVSDPGHLVNGPFSLPQPLQVGIAPNAWGAPVSNVKSTISFKQVIGRTDALRTGSYSKTLTFTLSTTNP from the coding sequence ATGCGACGATTCATCGCCTTCGCCGGCACCGCCTGTGCGGCCGCGCTGGTGTTCGCCGGGCAGAGCTCGGCGTTCAACTACGTCTCTGACAGCAACGGGACCTGGTGGGGAATCCAGGACTTCGCGCCGCCGCGGGTCGACACGGGCAGCATCCGTGCGACCCAGGTCGGCGCGGGCCAGAACCCCGCCTACAGCACGACCATCAACGGCTTCGGCGGCATCAAGGTGTCCGTGCCCGGGGCGCCGCGCTTCAACGGTGAGCTGATGCGCGGGTTCGGCCTCCAGTTCAACGGCGCCGACGCCTTCAAGACGACGACCGCCGTCGAGCTCGGCGGGGTCGAGATCTCCCGCTCCGTGCTGATCAAGAAGGAGCTGCCGATCGGCACGGCGAGCTACGGCCGCTGGCTGGACTCCTTCACCAACACGACGGGTGCGCCGCTCACGATCAAGGTCGCGTTCGGCGGCCAGTCGGGCTACAGCGCGTCCGGGGCGAACGCCTCCGCGCTGGTCAACACGTCGTCCGGCGACACGAGCATCACCGCCGCCGACACGTGGGCGGAGGTCGCGACGCCGCTGTCAGGCACGACGCTCGTCGGCGGTCCGCAGGCGACGGTGATCGGCACGCCCGCCCCGTTCGGCGGGGCGATGACGTTCACCGGCAACTGGCTCAACGACACGTTCAACGAGCCGTTCGCGACCGGTGGCCACGAGGGCAACTTCCAGGCCTACGTGAACACGCTGACGATCCCGGCGGGCGCGACGAAGTCCGTCCTGCACTACGTCGTGCTCGGCAACCGGGTCACCGCCGCCACCTCGGACGCCGAGCGGCTGAAGGTGGAGACGACGTCCGCGTCGCTCGTCACCGCTCCCGACCTGACCGGCCTCACCGCCGCGCAGGTCTGCTCGATCGACAACTTCGCCATCACCGCCGACTGCTCCGCCGCGGGCACGGTCGCGCGCGTGCCGGTCCCGGCCAAGCCGGCGCCGGTCACCACGTCGGGCTACGACGTGGTCGAGAAGACGATCGGCCAGATGCGCGCGGACATGGAGTCCGGCCTGACGACCTCGGTCGCGATCACGCAGGCCTACCTGGACCGGATCAAGGTCTACGACCAGGGCCAGTTCGGCTTCAACGCGTACGAGATCGTCGCCGACGACGCGCTCGAGCAGGCGCGCAAGGCGGACGCGGCGCGCAAGGCCGGCAAGCGGTCGCCGGTCCTCGGAATCCCGATCGCCGTCAAGAACCTGTTCGACACCTACGACATGGCGACCACCAACGGCTCGCTCACCTTCGCCGGGTTCCGCCCGAAGAAGGACGCGTTCCAGGTGGCGAAGCTGCGCGAGGCCGGCGCCGTGATCATCGGCAAGGCCGCGCTCGAGGAGTACGCGACGAGCGGCAACTACTCCAACGACCCGTGGGGTCAGGTGTGGAACGCGTTCATGCCGTCCAAGTCGGCGCTCGCCTCCTCCGGCGGCACGGCCACCGCGCTCGGCGCGAACCTCGCGGCCGGCGGCCTCGGCTCGCAGACCGGTGACTCGCTGTACGCGCCGGCGTCCGGCGCGTCGCTGGTCACGCTGCGCGGCACCGACGGCCTGGAGTCCGGCAGCGGGATCATGCCGCTGTCCTGGCTGACCGACTTCGGCGGCGTGATGACGCGCTCGGTCCCGGACCTCGCCGACATGCTCAACGTCGTCACGGGCACCGACCCGGCGGACCCGACCACCGCGCCCGCCGACGCCGAGCGTCCCGCCGACTGGCGCAGCACGCTCGATCCCGACGCGCTGAAGGGCAAGCGGATCGGCTACATCCCGTCCACGTGGGAGGACCCGTTCGGCACCACCGGCACGGTCGAGGCGAGCAAGGCGGCGCTGAAGTACCTGACCGACGCGGGCGCGACGCTCGTCGAGATGGGCACGACCGTGGGTGACGCGAACACGCCGCCCGCGCCGGCCGTCAACCCGTCCGGCAACACGACGCAGGAAGGCTGGATGCAGTACATCGACGCGCATCCGGAGCTGGCCGAGCAGGGCTTCGACATCAAGAGCGCGGTCGACGTGTCGTGCTCGCAGAAGAAGGTCGAGTACGTCCGTCAGGACCCGAGCGCGTGCGCCGTCGCGCCCGCCCCGCGGATGACCGCGGAGGAGCTGACCGCGCGCCGCAACTACCGCCTGCAGTACAAGGCCAACGCGAAGACGTGGCTGGACACGGCGGGCGCCGACAACCAGGGCGTCGACGCCGTCGTCTACCCGGGCCTGCTGTCGGACATCTCGCTCAACGACGGCGGTGGCGGCAAGGCGAGCTTCGGCCGCCGCGACACCCCGGGCGCCGGCCCGGGCATTCCGACCGTCGTCTTCCCGGCCGGCGTCAACGACAACGGCCAGCCGATCAACCTGCAGCTGCTCGGCCGCGCGTGGGACGACGACAAGCTCGTCGGCATGGCCTACGCGTATTCGCTGCTGGCCGACAAGGCGGGCAAGGGCCACGTCGCGGCGACGACCGCGCCGGCGCTCAAGTACGTCAACGAGACGAGTGGCGGCGTCGGCGGCACGGTGCCGGCCACGCTGTCGCTGACGCTGGGCGCGCCGGCCACGTTCGCCCCGTTCGCGCCTGGCGTCGACCGGGAGTACACCGCCTCGACCGACGCGACGATCGTCTCCACCGCCGGTGACGCGGCGCTGACGGTCAGCGACCCGGGACACCTCGTCAACGGCCCGTTCTCGCTGCCGCAGCCGCTGCAGGTGGGGATCGCGCCGAACGCGTGGGGCGCGCCGGTGTCGAACGTGAAGTCGACGATCTCCTTCAAGCAGGTGATCGGCCGCACCGACGCGCTGCGGACCGGGAGCTACTCGAAGACGTTGACGTTCACGTTGTCGACGACGAACCCGTAG
- a CDS encoding SRPBCC family protein, which translates to MSSPVTVSVDVPQARQDVYDYLDVMANHEAFTDHILTDWKLSGPPTGVGAKVDVVTKAGGMSDPATIEVVEVEPGRMIRERNWGSKGRRVATGTYTLSDLPDGGTHIEFTFVFEQVPAREKPLVPLMRRMIRKGNERAMERLAEQLAGVHAAA; encoded by the coding sequence ATGTCCTCCCCAGTCACCGTCTCCGTCGATGTCCCCCAAGCCCGCCAGGACGTCTACGACTACCTCGACGTGATGGCCAACCACGAGGCCTTCACCGACCACATCCTCACCGACTGGAAGCTCTCCGGCCCGCCCACGGGCGTCGGCGCCAAGGTCGACGTCGTCACCAAGGCCGGCGGCATGTCCGACCCCGCGACCATCGAGGTCGTCGAGGTCGAGCCCGGTCGCATGATCCGCGAGCGCAACTGGGGCTCGAAGGGCAGGCGCGTCGCCACCGGCACCTACACGCTGTCCGACCTGCCCGACGGCGGCACGCACATCGAGTTCACGTTCGTGTTCGAGCAGGTGCCGGCGCGCGAGAAGCCGCTCGTCCCGCTCATGCGCCGGATGATCCGCAAGGGCAACGAGCGCGCGATGGAGCGCCTGGCCGAGCAGCTCGCCGGGGTTCACGCCGCGGCGTAG
- a CDS encoding YceI family protein codes for MPTTYGPNDATLTVHTKRAGVAGAAGHDLTLLVARWHATVDDDGAVTFEADGSSLRVLEGTGGIGTLGDDDKWAIEQRIDEEVLRGRPITYRDGQLTLNGVSRPLEISFDGREGQARVKQSDFGIKPYSALFGTLKVADVVDVRVRKT; via the coding sequence ATGCCGACCACCTACGGACCGAACGACGCGACGCTCACCGTCCACACCAAGCGCGCGGGGGTCGCAGGCGCCGCCGGCCATGACCTCACGCTGCTGGTCGCCCGCTGGCACGCGACGGTCGACGACGACGGCGCGGTCACGTTCGAGGCCGATGGCTCGTCGCTGCGCGTGCTCGAGGGCACCGGGGGGATCGGCACGCTCGGCGATGACGACAAGTGGGCGATCGAGCAGCGGATCGACGAGGAGGTGCTGCGGGGCCGGCCGATCACCTACCGGGACGGTCAGTTGACCTTGAACGGCGTATCGCGGCCGCTCGAGATCAGCTTCGACGGCCGGGAGGGGCAGGCTCGCGTCAAGCAGTCGGACTTCGGGATCAAGCCCTACTCGGCGTTGTTCGGGACGCTCAAGGTCGCTGACGTCGTGGACGTGCGGGTGCGCAAGACCTAG
- a CDS encoding alpha/beta fold hydrolase, which produces MSRTPLVLVHGNPESAVIWGPLIGALDRADAVALSPPGFGVPAPRGFDGSTAAYRDWLASQLERFRAPVDLVGHDWGGIHVAALAMSRPDLIRSWASDALGVFAPDYAWHPRAQVWQQEGAGEASVREIWGGDLEQRLAVTSALGMTGRMAERVAAGMDPEMGEAVLKLLRSARQPAMAEAGRRLPSAAQRPGLALIAVDDFERASGTIAQHEWGARQSGAEPVHLEGVDHWWPEETPAPVAEALTRFWAQLPAG; this is translated from the coding sequence GTGTCACGCACGCCACTCGTCCTCGTCCACGGCAACCCCGAGTCGGCGGTCATCTGGGGGCCGCTGATCGGGGCGCTCGACCGGGCGGACGCGGTCGCCCTGTCCCCGCCCGGGTTCGGCGTCCCGGCGCCGCGCGGCTTCGACGGCTCGACGGCGGCCTATCGCGACTGGCTCGCGTCCCAGCTGGAGCGGTTCCGCGCGCCGGTCGACCTCGTGGGGCATGACTGGGGCGGCATCCACGTCGCGGCGCTGGCGATGAGCCGCCCGGACCTGATCCGCAGCTGGGCCTCTGACGCGCTCGGCGTGTTCGCGCCCGACTACGCCTGGCATCCGCGGGCGCAGGTGTGGCAGCAGGAGGGCGCGGGGGAGGCCTCGGTGCGGGAGATCTGGGGTGGCGATCTCGAGCAGCGGCTCGCGGTGACGTCGGCGCTCGGGATGACCGGGCGCATGGCGGAGCGGGTGGCCGCCGGCATGGACCCCGAGATGGGAGAGGCCGTCCTCAAGCTGCTGCGGTCCGCCCGCCAGCCGGCGATGGCCGAAGCGGGACGGCGCCTGCCGAGCGCCGCGCAGCGCCCGGGGCTGGCGCTGATCGCCGTCGACGACTTCGAGCGGGCCAGCGGGACGATCGCGCAGCACGAGTGGGGGGCGCGGCAGTCGGGCGCCGAGCCGGTGCACTTGGAGGGCGTGGACCACTGGTGGCCAGAGGAGACGCCGGCGCCGGTGGCGGAGGCGCTGACGCGCTTCTGGGCGCAGCTGCCGGCGGGTTAG
- a CDS encoding isopenicillin N synthase family dioxygenase, producing MVVSALPVLDISAFRADPEGPGGAEFVEALRAAFHGIGAAYLVGHGVSDALVARVRQVAEAFFALPEEERLAIENVHSPQFRGYTRLGTEHTNGRRDLRDQVDIGREEPAPAIAPGDPAWLRLRGPNLWPEGLPEFRAAVTEYNVAVEAAGHALMRAVALALGQPIDHFEALVTPPEVLTKIIRYPAPDETFATDQGVGAHTDAGFLTLLHQDEVGGFEADVDGQWVAVPPLPGSFVLNIGELLQLVSSGYFRATPHRVISPPAGVERLSIAYFFNPRFEARIEPVTLPPALAAEAPGGESADRDNPILAQYGFNTLKVRLRAHPDVAARHHADLLAQ from the coding sequence ATGGTCGTGAGCGCGCTTCCCGTGTTGGACATCTCCGCCTTCCGGGCGGACCCGGAGGGCCCCGGCGGGGCGGAGTTCGTCGAGGCCCTGCGCGCCGCGTTCCACGGCATCGGCGCGGCCTACCTCGTCGGCCACGGCGTCTCGGACGCGCTCGTGGCCCGCGTCCGGCAGGTCGCGGAGGCGTTCTTCGCGCTGCCCGAGGAGGAGCGGCTCGCGATCGAGAACGTGCACTCGCCGCAGTTCCGCGGGTACACGCGACTCGGCACCGAGCACACCAACGGGCGACGCGACCTGCGCGACCAGGTCGACATCGGTCGCGAGGAGCCCGCGCCCGCGATCGCGCCCGGCGATCCGGCGTGGCTGCGGCTGCGCGGGCCGAACCTGTGGCCGGAGGGCCTGCCGGAGTTCCGCGCCGCGGTCACCGAGTACAACGTGGCGGTGGAGGCGGCCGGCCACGCGCTGATGCGGGCGGTGGCGCTCGCGCTGGGGCAGCCGATCGACCACTTCGAAGCGCTCGTGACGCCGCCGGAGGTGCTGACCAAGATCATCCGCTACCCGGCGCCGGACGAGACGTTCGCGACCGACCAGGGCGTCGGCGCGCACACGGACGCCGGCTTCCTCACGCTCCTGCACCAGGACGAGGTCGGCGGCTTCGAGGCCGACGTCGACGGGCAGTGGGTCGCCGTCCCGCCGCTGCCCGGCTCGTTCGTGCTGAACATCGGCGAGCTGCTGCAGCTCGTCAGCAGCGGCTACTTCCGGGCGACGCCGCACCGGGTGATCAGCCCGCCGGCGGGCGTCGAGCGCCTCTCGATCGCCTACTTCTTCAACCCGCGGTTCGAGGCGAGGATCGAGCCGGTCACGCTCCCGCCCGCGCTGGCCGCCGAGGCGCCCGGGGGAGAGAGCGCGGACCGGGACAACCCGATCCTCGCCCAGTACGGCTTCAACACGCTGAAGGTCCGGCTGCGCGCGCACCCGGACGTCGCCGCGCGCCACCACGCGGATCTGCTGGCTCAGTAG
- a CDS encoding PD40 domain-containing protein — protein sequence MGISLPVLAASLSLAAPAELVFNADGGLYGLKADGSAKTLLVADPKGQTVGDAVWSPDGTRLVYSQGDEDTSRLMLKDATGTHAVTAPPGDTSDFAPAWSPDGTALAFTRFRITEESLTTQIVTHDLATGAERVLVTQDGRVLDSVSAPAYAPDGATIAYTFNRYDRNADSLPEIRTVPATGGPARTFIKRAQGLTYSPDGTRVAYASIADHNGKQCGSDQCAWSGELYVAAADGSQPRRLTKDEGDVSVPSWSPDGSRILFSSDRVLPDTDADELYSIAPDGSCLTWLTNGTPGSRNPAWRPGSGDAFTASCDPDTRPLSYTPPKTAKYRGNLWLGARHAGLLLTSATASFLSYRDCERFRGCARPVSLYSGDSCQRRWSRHYKLSVRRGWLVADYGLGEDDRVVFGGARETLAPKHVVDDLRVLRRQTPRIPRSFVGHLTTAQKAKLKPYRPC from the coding sequence ATGGGGATCTCCTTGCCGGTGCTCGCCGCGTCGCTGTCATTGGCCGCGCCCGCCGAGCTGGTGTTCAACGCGGACGGCGGGCTGTACGGCCTCAAGGCCGACGGCAGCGCGAAGACGTTGCTCGTCGCCGACCCGAAGGGGCAGACCGTCGGTGACGCCGTGTGGTCCCCGGACGGCACGCGGCTCGTCTACTCGCAGGGCGACGAGGACACGTCGCGGCTGATGCTCAAGGACGCGACCGGGACGCACGCGGTCACGGCGCCGCCGGGCGACACGTCCGACTTCGCGCCCGCCTGGTCGCCCGACGGGACGGCGCTCGCCTTCACGCGCTTCCGGATCACCGAGGAGAGCCTCACGACGCAGATCGTCACCCACGACCTCGCGACCGGTGCCGAGCGTGTGCTCGTGACGCAGGACGGGCGCGTGCTGGACTCGGTCTCCGCGCCCGCGTACGCGCCCGACGGCGCGACGATCGCGTACACCTTCAACCGTTACGACCGCAACGCCGACAGCCTGCCCGAGATCCGCACGGTCCCGGCCACGGGCGGTCCCGCGAGGACGTTCATCAAGCGGGCCCAGGGCCTGACCTACTCGCCCGACGGGACTCGGGTCGCCTACGCCTCGATCGCCGACCACAACGGCAAGCAGTGCGGCTCGGACCAGTGCGCCTGGTCGGGCGAGCTGTACGTCGCCGCCGCCGACGGCTCACAGCCGCGTCGGCTGACCAAGGACGAGGGCGACGTGAGCGTCCCCTCCTGGTCGCCCGACGGCAGCCGCATCCTCTTCTCCTCCGACCGCGTGCTGCCTGACACCGACGCCGACGAGCTGTACTCGATCGCTCCCGACGGCAGCTGCCTGACGTGGCTGACCAACGGCACGCCCGGCAGCCGCAACCCTGCGTGGCGGCCCGGCAGCGGTGACGCGTTCACCGCGAGCTGCGATCCCGACACGCGTCCCCTCAGCTACACGCCGCCGAAGACGGCCAAGTACCGCGGCAACCTCTGGCTCGGAGCCCGGCACGCCGGCCTCCTCCTCACCAGCGCGACGGCGAGCTTCCTCTCCTATCGTGACTGCGAGCGCTTCCGCGGCTGCGCGCGCCCCGTCTCCCTCTACTCGGGCGACTCGTGCCAGCGCCGCTGGTCGCGGCACTACAAGCTCAGCGTCCGCCGTGGCTGGCTCGTCGCCGACTACGGGCTCGGGGAAGACGACCGCGTCGTCTTCGGCGGCGCGAGGGAGACGCTCGCGCCCAAGCACGTCGTCGACGACCTGCGGGTGCTCAGGCGCCAGACGCCGCGCATCCCGCGCTCGTTCGTCGGCCACCTCACGACCGCGCAGAAGGCCAAGCTCAAGCCGTACCGGCCTTGCTAG